Proteins found in one Homalodisca vitripennis isolate AUS2020 chromosome 4, UT_GWSS_2.1, whole genome shotgun sequence genomic segment:
- the LOC124359301 gene encoding uncharacterized protein LOC124359301 isoform X1 translates to MDDVEVGTLANKFTSVPVESPFVWGMSALLVKESSNILERLLEKQDVVEEHYEQFKWSHFVIQLLLSYELCNSGNQSEAVKKIESCEAELTRLDRIGCNERFYLRMRRPLWHLTLASRALLFATISNFEVDLDYLDQEMGQKYNLTLFSDEERASLYGTKTICYLEYGYNGNMEALKWARKALETDPSEAEWHFLTGKCMGRVRRCTRKFSGVPREEVEMIEKAVSLNPNPKYIMYVAQVYQQSASAAFIHHRGDENFYRSSLYQAINNMNKKAVELYQQALVFRPNCSYTYIRCLNGMLKLPRKYLNLAQLRKMVDKVTMVAPNNTMFLHSAGVFYLKMDYDAKKALKFFEMASDQGNYGASMDAIRLRFRMNEQYNPVGRLRKLIEKFSARPHHEDAVSQLGSFYLFIVRDLERALEAYNLILEKDPESRAMMVHKPIFVRMTRPINLFEVLVNEVRVYELKERPLDEKLKDGFMSLVAQYFPSLLELEVDTQMIHRLIQESRRMARAEKRRRVMFLRYSTTERSPRKDKSFYART, encoded by the exons ATGGACGATGTGGAAGTGGGCACGTTAGCAAACAAGTTCACTTCGGTGCCAGTGGAGAGCCCCTTTGTGTGGGGAATGTCTGCTCTTCTAGTAAAGGAATCTTCAAACATCTTGGAAAGACTGTTGGAGAAGCAGGACGTAGTCGAGGAGCATTATGAACAATTCAAGTGGTCCCA TTTTGTGATCCAGCTGTTGTTGAGTTACGAGTTGTGTAACAGCGGTAACCAGTCGGAGGCTGTGAAGAAAATCGAGAGTTGCGAGGCAGAATTGACCAGACTGGACAGGATAGGATGTAACGAGAGGTTCTATCTGCGCATGCGCCGGCCTCTTTGGCATTTGACTCTCGCCAGTAGAGCACTTCTATTCGCCACCATTTCCAACTTTGAGGTTGACCTCGAC TATCTGGATCAGGAAATGGGCCAGAAGTACAACCTAACACTGTTCAGTGACGAAGAGCGAGCGAGCCTTTATGGCACCAAGACGATTTGTTACCTGGAGTATGGATACAACGGCAACATGGAAGCCTTGAAGTGGGCGAGGAAGGCGTTGGAGACCGATCCTTCAGAGGCAGAATGGCACTTTCTTACCGGGAAGTGCATGG GACGCGTCCGGAGGTGTACAAGAAAGTTCAGTGGGGTACCAAGAGAGGAGGTGGAGATGATAGAGAAGGCAGTGTCTCTCAACCCTAACCCTAAGTATATAATGTATGTGGCTCAGGTGTACCAACAGAGCGCCAGCGCTGCCTTTATCCACCACCGCGGAGATGAGAACTTCTACAGATCCTCTCTCTACCAGGCTATCAATAATATGAACAAAAAAGCTGTAGAACTTTACCA ACAAGCGCTGGTGTTCAGACCCAACTGCAGCTACACGTATATCCGATGTCTGAATGGTATGCTCAAACTGCCCAGGAAGTACCTGAACCTTGCACAGCTGCGGAAAATGGTCGACAAGGTGACAATGGTAGCCCCAAATAACACGATGTTTTTACATTCAGCTGGTGTATTTTATCTCAAAATGGACTAT GATGCTAAAAAAGCCTTGAAGTTTTTCGAAATGGCAAGTGACCAAGGGAACTACGGAGCATCTATGGACGCCATAAGACTCCGTTTCCGAATGAACGAACAGTACAACCCCGTAGGTCGCCTGAGGAAATTGATAGAGAAGTTCTCGGCAAGACCTCACCACGAGGACGCTGTCTCTCAGCTAGGATCATTCTACTTGTTCATAGTGAGAGACTTAGAACGAGCCCTTGAGGCGTATAATCTTATCCTTGAGAAGGATCCGGAGAGTAGGGCGATGATG GTTCACAAGCCGATCTTTGTGAGGATGACCCGGCCCATCAACCTATTCGAGGTGCTGGTGAACGAAGTACGAGTGTATGAGCTGAAAGAAAGACCCCTGGACGAGAAGTTAAAAGATGGTTTCATGAGTCTCGTAGCCCAGTACTTCCCCTCACTCCTGGAACTGGAAGTCGACACACAGATGATACACAGACTCATACAGGAATCCCGGAGGATGGCACGGGCGGAGAAGAGGCGTAGGGTCATGTTCCTTAGGTATTCAACGACTGAGAGATCACCAAGGAAAGATAAGAGTTTTTATGCTAGGACATGA
- the LOC124359300 gene encoding uncharacterized protein LOC124359300 has product MTGETKVCSGVLEHRKLSVTSAEDWTREWKKFKSSLFTMDITQLPIYVLEDITYYLHGCDLAACAAVCYYWREAYNDDFFWQRLCYRDIVPYLATVQNLVKPHFQLPPQDSDTLEDLCEWRIRFMRQAHLMRNWYCARYSLQTIYTYDSSISHSGHVLHDTGDHWLVLSTRSKTQVTIRCATGTVHATPCRPSTLITHPSVIAATCCTTREITGLY; this is encoded by the exons ATGACCGGAGAAACAAAAGTGTGTTCCGGAGTTTTGGAGCACCGGAAATTGAGTGTAACCTCAGCAGAAGATTGGACTCGAGAATGGAAAAAGTTCAAAAGCAGTTT GTTCACAATGGATATCACGCAGCTGCCAATCTACGTGTTAGAGGATATCACTTACTACCTGCACGGCTGTGACCTGGCCGCATGTGCCGCCGTCTGCTACTACTGGCGAGAAGCCTACAATGACGACTTCTTCTGGCAGAGGCTCTGTTACCGCGACATTGTTCCCTATCTGGCTACTGTGCAGAACCTCGTCAAGCCACACTTCCAGCTACCACCGCAGGACTCAGACACACTAGAG GATCTGTGTGAATGGCGGATCCGGTTCATGCGTCAGGCCCATTTGATGCGTAACTGGTACTGTGCACGCTACTCCCTGCAGACCATCTACACTTATGACTCATCCATCAGTCATAGCGGCCACGTGCTGCACGACACGGGAGATCACTGGCTTGTACTGAGTACGCGCTCAAAAACACAGGTAACTATCAGATGCGCAACTGGTACTGTGCACGCTACTCCCTGCAGACCATCTACACTTATCACTCATCCATCAGTCATAGCGGCCACGTGCTGCACGACACGGGAGATCACTGGCTTGTACTGA
- the LOC124359301 gene encoding uncharacterized protein LOC124359301 isoform X2, which translates to MRRPLWHLTLASRALLFATISNFEVDLDYLDQEMGQKYNLTLFSDEERASLYGTKTICYLEYGYNGNMEALKWARKALETDPSEAEWHFLTGKCMGRVRRCTRKFSGVPREEVEMIEKAVSLNPNPKYIMYVAQVYQQSASAAFIHHRGDENFYRSSLYQAINNMNKKAVELYQQALVFRPNCSYTYIRCLNGMLKLPRKYLNLAQLRKMVDKVTMVAPNNTMFLHSAGVFYLKMDYDAKKALKFFEMASDQGNYGASMDAIRLRFRMNEQYNPVGRLRKLIEKFSARPHHEDAVSQLGSFYLFIVRDLERALEAYNLILEKDPESRAMMVHKPIFVRMTRPINLFEVLVNEVRVYELKERPLDEKLKDGFMSLVAQYFPSLLELEVDTQMIHRLIQESRRMARAEKRRRVMFLRYSTTERSPRKDKSFYART; encoded by the exons ATGCGCCGGCCTCTTTGGCATTTGACTCTCGCCAGTAGAGCACTTCTATTCGCCACCATTTCCAACTTTGAGGTTGACCTCGAC TATCTGGATCAGGAAATGGGCCAGAAGTACAACCTAACACTGTTCAGTGACGAAGAGCGAGCGAGCCTTTATGGCACCAAGACGATTTGTTACCTGGAGTATGGATACAACGGCAACATGGAAGCCTTGAAGTGGGCGAGGAAGGCGTTGGAGACCGATCCTTCAGAGGCAGAATGGCACTTTCTTACCGGGAAGTGCATGG GACGCGTCCGGAGGTGTACAAGAAAGTTCAGTGGGGTACCAAGAGAGGAGGTGGAGATGATAGAGAAGGCAGTGTCTCTCAACCCTAACCCTAAGTATATAATGTATGTGGCTCAGGTGTACCAACAGAGCGCCAGCGCTGCCTTTATCCACCACCGCGGAGATGAGAACTTCTACAGATCCTCTCTCTACCAGGCTATCAATAATATGAACAAAAAAGCTGTAGAACTTTACCA ACAAGCGCTGGTGTTCAGACCCAACTGCAGCTACACGTATATCCGATGTCTGAATGGTATGCTCAAACTGCCCAGGAAGTACCTGAACCTTGCACAGCTGCGGAAAATGGTCGACAAGGTGACAATGGTAGCCCCAAATAACACGATGTTTTTACATTCAGCTGGTGTATTTTATCTCAAAATGGACTAT GATGCTAAAAAAGCCTTGAAGTTTTTCGAAATGGCAAGTGACCAAGGGAACTACGGAGCATCTATGGACGCCATAAGACTCCGTTTCCGAATGAACGAACAGTACAACCCCGTAGGTCGCCTGAGGAAATTGATAGAGAAGTTCTCGGCAAGACCTCACCACGAGGACGCTGTCTCTCAGCTAGGATCATTCTACTTGTTCATAGTGAGAGACTTAGAACGAGCCCTTGAGGCGTATAATCTTATCCTTGAGAAGGATCCGGAGAGTAGGGCGATGATG GTTCACAAGCCGATCTTTGTGAGGATGACCCGGCCCATCAACCTATTCGAGGTGCTGGTGAACGAAGTACGAGTGTATGAGCTGAAAGAAAGACCCCTGGACGAGAAGTTAAAAGATGGTTTCATGAGTCTCGTAGCCCAGTACTTCCCCTCACTCCTGGAACTGGAAGTCGACACACAGATGATACACAGACTCATACAGGAATCCCGGAGGATGGCACGGGCGGAGAAGAGGCGTAGGGTCATGTTCCTTAGGTATTCAACGACTGAGAGATCACCAAGGAAAGATAAGAGTTTTTATGCTAGGACATGA
- the LOC124359299 gene encoding uncharacterized protein LOC124359299 gives MRNWYCARYSLQTIYTYHSSISHSSHVLHDTGDHWLVLSTRSKTQVWNIQDVPYMEAAVVNYGESFVAGVGPLMLRASHNLLEVFKPDNLLAPQNNPKFDINLTFACFIDTKEKFPETVETTSDVTKVIAKSHDYDFKNPFDYFTIGDIFVGYQPAPSRLWSRPKIYFWDLTKGLKVHEEAVPRICSSCIVKKGDTTKPMILIYAFKSSTFKNRNIRLSHIYLYNIKTMRYTGFHADIPSKVLWWGMARDILVTRQERAFHFFDVVAGTFLSVKDMDLKMSVGESDLEHSQFLLRTRLYYAYKYHLQVMDIETQETVFTFDLNYIIYSLHNIRGKFMIISSKSCSEVWDIEDNEMVFRLPYLFITDFRIDSKAAPMRLLAQSQNEVSIINFW, from the exons ATGCGCAACTGGTACTGTGCACGCTACTCCCTGCAGACCATCTACACTTATCACTCATCCATCAGTCATAGCAGCCACGTGCTGCACGACACGGGAGATCACTGGCTTGTACTGAGTACGCGCTCAAAAACACAG gtaTGGAATATTCAAGATGTTCCGTACATGGAGGCAGCTGTTGTTAATTACGGCGAATCTTTCGTGGCAGGCGTGGGACCTCTGATGTTGCGGGCCAGTCACAACCTTCTTGAAGTGTTCAAACCAGATAATCTGCTGGCTCCCCAAAACAACCCCAAGTTTGACATCAACCTGACCTTCGCCTGCTTCATCGACACCAAAGAGAAGTTTCCCGAGACAGTTGAGACCACCAGTGACGTGACTAAAGTGATCGCCAAATCACACGATTACGATTTCAAAAACCCGTTTGATTATTTTACGATCGGAGATATTTTCGTGGGATACCAGCCTGCCCCTAGTAGGCTTTGGTCGAGGCCGAAGATTTACTTTTGGGATCTCACTAAAGGATTAAAAGTTCACGAAGAAGCAGTGCCAAGGATTTGCTCCTCGTGCATTGTCAAGAAAGGCGACACTACCAAACCAATGATTCTTATTTACGCTTTTAAGTCGTCAACCTTTAAAAACAGAAACATTCGACTGTCCCACATTTACTTGTACAACATCAAAACAATGAGGTACACAGGATTTCACGCTGACATCCCTTCTAAGGTGTTGTGGTGGGGGATGGCAAGAGATATTCTAGTCACCAGACAAGAGAGGGCTTTTCATTTTTTTGATGTTGTTGCGGGGACTTTTCTTTCGGTTAAGGACATGGACTTAAAAATGAGCGTTGGCGAAAGTGATCTGGAACACTCGCAGTTCCTCTTAAGGACACGTCTCTACTACGCCTACAAATACCACCTGCAGGTCATGGACATAGAGACACAAGAAACTGTTTTTACATTTGATTTGAACTATATTATCTATTCTTTGCACAACATCCGAGGAAAGTTCATGATAATCTCCAGTAAGTCGTGCAGTGAAGTGTGGGATATCGAGGACAATGAAATGGTGTTCAGACTCCCCTATTTGTTTATAACTGATTTTAGAATCGATTCTAAGGCCGCGCCAATGAGATTGTTGGCCCAATCTCAAAATGAGGTCAGTATAATCAATTTTTGGTAA